DNA sequence from the Terriglobia bacterium genome:
TGCGCGAGTTGATCCTCTCCCTCATCAACTCGAGGCCGTCTATGACTATTTCCTCGAGCTGCCCCGCATCCGGTTCCTGCTGGCGGACGATCCCGGCGCCGGCAAGACCATTATGGCGGGCCTGCTTCTGAAGGAACTGAAGATCCGCGGCCTGGTTCAGCGCACGCTCATCGTCACGCCGGCCAACCTGACATTCCAATGGCAGCGCGAGCTGCAGGACAAATTCCACGAAAAATTCCAGGTGATCCGCGGCAGCGTCCTCCGCGCAAACTACGGGCAGAATCCGTGGCAGGACAGAAACCAGGTCATCACTTCGATCTCCTGGGTCTCCCGGATCGAAGAGGCCAAAGACAGCCTGCTCCGCAGCAACTGGGACCTGATCATCGTCGACGAGGCGCACAAGATGAGCGCCTACAATACCGAGAAGAAGACGCTCGCCTACCAGCTCGGCGAGCTGCTCTCGGAAAAGACCGATCATTACCTCCTGATGACCGCGACGCCGCACAAGGGGGATGCCGAAAACTTCTGCCTTTTCCTGGCGCTCCTCGACCGCGACGTCTACGGCGACGTGAGCAGCCTCGAAGAAGCCCTGAAGCGCAGCCACGCACCGTTTTACCTGCGCAGGACCAAGCAAGCGCTCTATTCATTCCCGGATACTGAAACCGGCGAAGTCAAAAAGCTCTTCATGCGCCGCCACGTCCGCACCGTTCCCTTCGAGATCGACGCCGACGAGCAAAAGGACCTGTACGGCCCCTCGGAAATACCTGAAACTCAGAGGCTAAAGAGCGCAAAGTCAATGACCTGGCGAGGCGAAATCCCACCCCAGAAATGGATGAACTTCTACATGAAAGTGCTATCGAGATTCGCAGTGGCCGGCGGCCTCAAACTAGAAGTCACAGCCGAAATCAGGCCGCCGGGTGGCATAACTGCCCAGCAAACCGAAGAAACTCGCCAATGCCTGCGCGAACTCGGCCTGAGCGATTCCGTAAATAAGGATTGAACGGCAGTACGTTTACTAAGTCGGCCTGAGCGAAATGAGCACAGATATCCTTATGATTCGCATTACAGGAGGCAACGGTGACTGATTCACCTGCATTGCACTTGCACAACAGTCTGCGACAGGCCAAGGAACGATGGGCAATCTTTTTGGGTGCGGGTTCAAGTCATGACTACGGCATCCCAACTATGGCGGAGATGGCGAATATCCTTCGTATCCTGATGAAATCTGGGAAGCCCGAGCACGGAATTAGCCAGTCAACGCTGAGTCTGCTAGCCAAGCTCTGTCCTGAGAGTGAGGGAAAGGAAGTGTCTTGGAACATCGAGGATTTGCTCACTCGGCTACATCAATTACTTGACTCGGCAGCGGAGCCACCCAGCGGATTCGCGCCAGTGAAAACGCTACTCGGCGAGTCACAGGTTGACTTGGCGGCGATCACGCAAGCGTCCGAAGATCTTGTCCGATTCATGGCGACGATGTGCGACTTAGAAAGCCACAAGTATTCGGACCATGGAACCGGCGAGGTGAATTACCTTTCCGATTTCCTCCTTTCGATGGCCTCTTTCGGAACTTCAATGAATCAACTTGTCCGTGTGTTCACCACTAACATCGACTTGTGCATTGAAGCGGCTATGGTGCGACTTTCCCAGCGGCCACGTTCAGATCGCCGACCAGACCTCGTATTGGTTGACGGATTTGAAAGTGCGATTCTACCCACATTCAACATGGGTTGCTACACGCGCGCCGCCTCCGCTCCCGGGAATCGGTGTGCCGTCTACTACTGGAAGCTTCACGGTTCCGTCGATTGGACATATGCCCAACCGTTGGCTGAGGAGAAAACCAAAGAGGATAAGGGATACTCCGATCAGTCCATCATAGTACGGCGGGTAGGCAACGAGCTTTGGGGCAAACTGGCGAGTTGCTGCGCTCTGCATGAGAAGCCTTCCCAAGAAAACGAGCCGATCGTCATATTTCCGACTCCCGCAAAGTACTCACAGACGTACACGTTCCCGTACATGGATATGTTCGAAGCGTTCCGGAGGACACTTGAAGAGGTCGAGCTCCTGATTTGCGTCGGGACGGCTTTCCCTGACCGACACATCCGTTCAGCTGTCCGTTCCTTTGTCGAGCGTGATAACACCCTTCTCTTCATTATCGATCCCCAAATGAGTTCAGGAACACTATCGTCTTACTTTGGCCGATCTCGATCTGTCCAACCCGTAATAAATATGAGATTTAAGCAATTCATTGAGGAGTTCAGGGCATTGGAAGCAACCAACGATAATGCACCAATTGCGGAGGGCCAATCATGAGCAAGAACATCGGACATGTCCTTGCGGTATCGGGGGCTCACCTGACAGTCGAAGTTGACCCGCATTTGAGCGATCTACATGTTCGACATGAGGGTGCAACATATACCGTCGGCCAACCAGGGACGTATCTGATCGTTGACGCAGGCCACGACAAACACCTCGTGCTGGCTACCACTGTGCGCAAGAGTCAGTGGGCTCCATTAGCAACACGTACAGGCGCCGAAAAAACGGAAACGATTCTGCCGCACGGCGACTTTCCTTATCTCCCGTCGCCACTACCGCAGCTTGACAAAACACTGATAGACGGGATTCTGGTAGGCACGATCGTGGGCAACAGATTCGAAGTAGGTGTCTCACGTCTTCCCGTAGTCGGTGATGTCGTCATGCTCGCGCTCGAACACCACCTCCGGATAGCATTGTCACCTCCGGCAGATCGGAAGGTACTTTCAATTGGGGATTATGTCGATTCAGAACTGCCTGTTTACCTCGATGTTGACCATTTATTAGGGAAACACACCGCCATCGTGGGGACAACCGGATGTGGTAAATCCTACACAGTTGCACGTCTACTACAGCGCCTTATAGATGAATTCCCCAGTGCAAATATTGTCGTGTTCGACTTGCACGGTGAATACAGAAATTGCTTTCACCATGCTCGACAGGTTCGTGCAGATCTGCTCTCCCTCCCCGCATGGTTACATGGATTTGATGACCTTTTCTCTCTGTGTGCCGACTTAAGCAATCAGTTTAACATCCACAACCAACGGTGGGCATTCCGAGATGGGATTCTTAAATTAAAGCAGGAATATTGCAGAAGCGTGCTAAAAGACGACCAGTTGGCCAATAAGATCGATCTTGATGCCCCTATTCCGTTTTTGTTCGATGGGCTCCAAAACTATCTTCACAACTTGAACTCAGCTACATATAGCTCCGACACGGACAAGCTCGCTCTCGAAGCTGGAGAAAAGGAAGACTGGTTTGGTGCACGAATGAGATTCCAGGCGAAAAAGCCCAGAGTGGTGACCGGAGGTCCTCTTCACGGGGAACTGGACCGACTCACACTTCGTGTCGACGCACGCGTAAATGACCCGCGGTACTCTTTCATGTTTCAGTACAAGCTGAAAGGGGAAAATGAACTTCCTGAAATGGTCAAAGACATGACCGGCTTCAGGGGGGTGAACGCTCAGCCAATAACTGTTTTTGACCTCAGCTATCTCCCA
Encoded proteins:
- a CDS encoding DEAD/DEAH box helicase, whose protein sequence is MRLDQLGPNIIIKGPIFPEPVQIIVVNPVGEAFKVIAKGLQSGRVHEPILSPAQLDSLEAVTTQTFDGDAVRFRLAIEALRLGLAYEYDPYFALSIARVDPLPHQLEAVYDYFLELPRIRFLLADDPGAGKTIMAGLLLKELKIRGLVQRTLIVTPANLTFQWQRELQDKFHEKFQVIRGSVLRANYGQNPWQDRNQVITSISWVSRIEEAKDSLLRSNWDLIIVDEAHKMSAYNTEKKTLAYQLGELLSEKTDHYLLMTATPHKGDAENFCLFLALLDRDVYGDVSSLEEALKRSHAPFYLRRTKQALYSFPDTETGEVKKLFMRRHVRTVPFEIDADEQKDLYGPSEIPETQRLKSAKSMTWRGEIPPQKWMNFYMKVLSRFAVAGGLKLEVTAEIRPPGGITAQQTEETRQCLRELGLSDSVNKD
- a CDS encoding SIR2 family protein: MTDSPALHLHNSLRQAKERWAIFLGAGSSHDYGIPTMAEMANILRILMKSGKPEHGISQSTLSLLAKLCPESEGKEVSWNIEDLLTRLHQLLDSAAEPPSGFAPVKTLLGESQVDLAAITQASEDLVRFMATMCDLESHKYSDHGTGEVNYLSDFLLSMASFGTSMNQLVRVFTTNIDLCIEAAMVRLSQRPRSDRRPDLVLVDGFESAILPTFNMGCYTRAASAPGNRCAVYYWKLHGSVDWTYAQPLAEEKTKEDKGYSDQSIIVRRVGNELWGKLASCCALHEKPSQENEPIVIFPTPAKYSQTYTFPYMDMFEAFRRTLEEVELLICVGTAFPDRHIRSAVRSFVERDNTLLFIIDPQMSSGTLSSYFGRSRSVQPVINMRFKQFIEEFRALEATNDNAPIAEGQS
- a CDS encoding ATP-binding protein, with translation MSKNIGHVLAVSGAHLTVEVDPHLSDLHVRHEGATYTVGQPGTYLIVDAGHDKHLVLATTVRKSQWAPLATRTGAEKTETILPHGDFPYLPSPLPQLDKTLIDGILVGTIVGNRFEVGVSRLPVVGDVVMLALEHHLRIALSPPADRKVLSIGDYVDSELPVYLDVDHLLGKHTAIVGTTGCGKSYTVARLLQRLIDEFPSANIVVFDLHGEYRNCFHHARQVRADLLSLPAWLHGFDDLFSLCADLSNQFNIHNQRWAFRDGILKLKQEYCRSVLKDDQLANKIDLDAPIPFLFDGLQNYLHNLNSATYSSDTDKLALEAGEKEDWFGARMRFQAKKPRVVTGGPLHGELDRLTLRVDARVNDPRYSFMFQYKLKGENELPEMVKDMTGFRGVNAQPITVFDLSYLPSETVGTVVATLSRVLFQVHFLAKRGLCTPTLAVYEEAHNYISRSGRGAYGEARDSVERIAKEGRKFGIGTIVVSQRPSELSETLLSQCNTFLCMRLANNTDKNHVVALLPDSMQMLTDVLPALPRGQVMAIGLASKMPVRLAVARIEDEKRVPNSGDPEFGKRWSGNMEKRPEPDVAKICDYWIRSEKPKPDSE